From a region of the Streptomyces venezuelae genome:
- a CDS encoding response regulator: protein MTIRVLIVDDQVMVREGFSVLLNAMDGIEVVGEAVDGREAIEQVAALRPDVVLMDIRMPRMNGLEATREIVAADTDAKVLVLTTFDLDEYVYQALRAGASGFLLKDASARQLADGVRVVAAGEALLAPSVTKRLIVEFSKISEARKLADPAGTGELTERETEVLVLIAQGLSNAEIADRLVVAESTIKTHVSRILVKLGLRDRTQAAVYAYETRLVTPA, encoded by the coding sequence ATGACCATCAGGGTTCTGATCGTGGACGACCAGGTGATGGTGCGCGAGGGGTTCTCGGTCCTGCTGAACGCGATGGACGGCATCGAGGTGGTCGGCGAGGCCGTCGACGGCCGGGAGGCCATCGAGCAGGTGGCGGCGCTGCGGCCGGACGTGGTGCTGATGGACATCCGGATGCCGCGGATGAACGGGCTGGAGGCCACCCGGGAGATCGTGGCCGCCGACACGGACGCGAAGGTGCTGGTCCTGACGACCTTCGACCTCGACGAGTACGTGTACCAGGCGCTGCGGGCCGGAGCCTCCGGGTTCCTGCTCAAGGACGCGTCGGCGCGTCAGCTGGCGGACGGGGTACGGGTGGTGGCGGCCGGGGAGGCCCTGCTGGCGCCGTCGGTGACCAAGCGGCTGATCGTGGAGTTCTCGAAGATATCCGAGGCCCGCAAGCTGGCGGACCCGGCGGGCACGGGGGAACTGACGGAGCGGGAGACGGAGGTGCTGGTGTTGATCGCGCAGGGGCTGTCCAATGCGGAAATAGCCGACCGGCTGGTCGTCGCCGAGTCCACGATCAAGACACATGTGAGCCGGATCCTGGTGAAGCTGGGCCTGCGGGACCGGACACAGGCGGCCGTGTACGCGTACGAGACCCGCTTGGTGACACCCGCCTGA
- a CDS encoding sensor histidine kinase, whose product MTETTTGGTSRAPEFRLASEVIATLRRDLVTDAFAYRPLPLADTSGRFVRLLPGVLRRYAPWRRHAAVGLLAFLVGMISLNTQSAAWGDLGPLVMTMVTAAPVLMTLVRPVGAWWAAIAMTVVTAGIGGGYNWPWTDGSFFAYVVVLFLVTLRTGPRVAAWMWTLTLAMGSAISILFNGRWGSNLPEMMVASAFALVIAGSIRIRLDARAEVSAQQEVTAVERDKRTLLEERTTIARELHDVVAHHMSVVAIQAEAAPYRVKNPPPELEAAFVTIRENAVAALTELRRVLGVVRSADYEAPDAPQPTLASLEGLLANVRDAGLSVEKTITGSVRELPQGVELSAYRIIQEALSNTLRHAPGAAAEVEVSYVLGGLGIRIVNARATGDARPSPGAGHGITGMRERVAMLEGEMTAGRTAEGGYEVAVFIPVPHRAEPAPEPQEGAV is encoded by the coding sequence ATGACCGAGACGACCACCGGGGGGACATCCCGGGCACCTGAGTTCCGTCTGGCATCTGAGGTGATCGCGACCCTGCGCCGGGATCTCGTCACCGATGCCTTCGCCTACCGGCCGCTGCCGCTGGCGGACACCTCCGGGCGCTTCGTGCGCCTGCTTCCGGGGGTGCTGCGCCGGTACGCGCCGTGGCGGCGGCATGCGGCAGTGGGGTTGCTGGCCTTCCTCGTCGGGATGATCTCGCTCAACACCCAGTCGGCTGCCTGGGGTGACCTGGGGCCGCTCGTCATGACCATGGTCACGGCGGCGCCGGTCCTGATGACGCTGGTGCGGCCGGTCGGCGCGTGGTGGGCGGCCATCGCGATGACGGTGGTGACCGCCGGGATCGGAGGCGGCTACAACTGGCCCTGGACCGATGGCAGCTTCTTCGCCTACGTCGTCGTCCTGTTCCTCGTCACCCTGCGGACCGGGCCCCGGGTGGCGGCCTGGATGTGGACGCTCACCCTCGCGATGGGGTCGGCGATCTCCATACTGTTCAACGGCCGCTGGGGGTCGAACCTGCCGGAGATGATGGTGGCTTCGGCCTTCGCCCTGGTGATCGCCGGCAGTATCCGGATACGTCTTGACGCCCGGGCCGAGGTCAGTGCTCAGCAGGAGGTCACGGCCGTCGAGCGGGACAAGCGGACGCTGCTGGAGGAGCGGACCACGATCGCGCGGGAGCTGCACGATGTGGTGGCCCACCACATGTCGGTGGTGGCGATCCAGGCGGAGGCCGCGCCGTACCGGGTGAAGAACCCGCCGCCGGAACTGGAGGCGGCGTTCGTCACCATCCGGGAGAACGCGGTGGCGGCTCTGACGGAGCTGCGGCGGGTGCTGGGCGTGGTGCGCTCCGCGGACTACGAGGCCCCGGACGCCCCGCAGCCGACGCTCGCCTCGCTTGAGGGACTGCTGGCCAATGTGCGGGACGCCGGCCTGAGCGTGGAGAAGACGATCACGGGCTCGGTCCGGGAGCTGCCGCAGGGCGTGGAGCTGTCGGCTTACCGGATCATCCAGGAGGCCCTCAGCAACACGCTGCGGCACGCGCCGGGGGCCGCGGCCGAGGTGGAGGTCTCGTATGTGCTGGGTGGCCTCGGCATACGGATCGTCAATGCCCGTGCCACCGGGGACGCGAGGCCCTCGCCGGGAGCGGGGCACGGGATCACCGGCATGCGGGAGCGGGTGGCCATGCTGGAGGGCGAGATGACGGCCGGCCGGACGGCGGAGGGCGGGTACGAGGTGGCGGTGTTCATACCGGTGCCGCACCGTGCTGAGCCGGCGCCGGAGCCGCAGGAGGGGGCCGTATGA
- a CDS encoding response regulator, whose translation MSTPIKVMIADDQMMVRQGFTVLLNAQPDIEVVGQAVDGADAVAKVAELAPDVVLMDIRMPGMGGIEATSVITAVPDAAVKVLVLTTFDLDEYVYEALRAGASGFLLKDASADQLAEAVRVVAAGEALLSPNITKRLITEFSRLGAPRAPSRARIEALTERETEVLSLIAQGLSNAEISEHLVLAEQTVKTHVSRILVKLGLRDRTQAAVFAYETGLIRPTGY comes from the coding sequence ATGAGCACCCCGATCAAGGTGATGATCGCCGACGACCAGATGATGGTCCGGCAGGGCTTCACCGTGCTTCTCAACGCGCAGCCCGACATAGAGGTCGTGGGGCAGGCGGTGGACGGGGCGGACGCGGTGGCGAAGGTCGCGGAGCTGGCTCCGGACGTGGTGCTGATGGACATCCGGATGCCGGGCATGGGCGGGATCGAGGCCACGTCCGTCATCACGGCGGTTCCGGACGCCGCCGTGAAGGTGCTGGTGCTGACCACCTTCGATCTCGACGAGTACGTGTACGAGGCGCTGCGGGCCGGGGCCTCCGGTTTCCTGCTCAAGGACGCGTCGGCCGACCAGCTCGCCGAGGCGGTGCGGGTGGTGGCGGCCGGGGAGGCGCTGCTCTCGCCGAACATCACGAAGCGGCTGATCACGGAGTTCTCCCGGCTGGGGGCGCCGCGTGCGCCGTCGCGGGCCCGGATCGAGGCGCTGACCGAGCGGGAGACGGAGGTGCTGTCGCTGATCGCCCAGGGGTTGTCGAACGCCGAGATCTCGGAGCACCTGGTGCTGGCCGAGCAGACGGTGAAGACGCATGTGAGCCGGATCCTGGTGAAGCTGGGCCTGCGGGACCGTACGCAGGCCGCGGTGTTCGCGTACGAGACGGGTCTGATCCGCCCGACGGGCTACTGA
- a CDS encoding sensor histidine kinase, producing the protein MNQQTEPPATNVRVRLPRGLARELFTLRRDPLPKMARPRWLAWLPHVVLCYVAIPCGVLTGMQLNDHYGVQGSAVLGLSLLTSASVLLSMFRPLAAWWLGLLAAGLVAWAIHDHVGQGQSWPWTPAGPFTLAPVLLMVALRVPPRVTVSVIGITLALNGLADVVLRPPQSQTIIGGVAVLFGFVGILGYALRATRLARGKLVEQETLTEEERARRTLLEERSRIARELHDVVAHHMSVISIQAQVAPHLVENPSEELKENLAGIRENALEALTELRRVLGVLRSERPEDPANPHHPQPTLGELEGLVDNVRGAGLDVRTEIAGIRRPLTPGVELTAYRIVQEALSNALRHAPGSRVEVGIAYGPRDLHLCVANSAPTRSAPPSPGAGHGLLGMRERAGMLGGELAAGPRPDGGYEVSAVLPMDPQDLPAVPDPETKRAS; encoded by the coding sequence GTGAACCAGCAGACCGAGCCGCCCGCCACCAACGTCCGCGTCCGCCTGCCGCGCGGCCTGGCACGGGAGTTGTTCACCCTGCGGCGGGACCCGCTGCCGAAGATGGCGCGGCCGCGCTGGCTGGCCTGGCTGCCGCACGTGGTCCTCTGCTACGTGGCCATTCCCTGCGGCGTCCTCACGGGGATGCAGCTGAACGACCACTACGGGGTGCAGGGTTCGGCCGTGCTGGGGCTGTCGCTGCTGACCTCCGCGTCCGTACTTCTCAGCATGTTCCGGCCGCTCGCGGCCTGGTGGCTGGGGCTCCTCGCCGCCGGCCTCGTCGCCTGGGCCATCCACGACCACGTCGGCCAGGGGCAGTCCTGGCCCTGGACGCCCGCCGGCCCGTTCACGCTCGCGCCCGTGCTCCTGATGGTCGCCCTGCGGGTGCCGCCGCGGGTGACCGTCTCGGTCATCGGCATCACCCTCGCCCTCAACGGGCTGGCCGACGTCGTCCTCAGGCCGCCGCAGAGCCAGACGATCATCGGCGGCGTGGCCGTTCTCTTCGGGTTCGTGGGGATCCTCGGCTACGCCCTGCGGGCCACCCGCCTCGCCCGCGGCAAACTCGTCGAGCAGGAGACCCTCACCGAGGAGGAGCGGGCGCGGCGCACCCTGCTGGAGGAGCGCAGCCGGATCGCCCGCGAACTGCACGACGTCGTCGCCCACCACATGTCGGTGATCTCCATCCAGGCGCAGGTCGCCCCGCATCTGGTGGAGAACCCGTCGGAGGAGCTCAAGGAGAACCTGGCCGGCATCCGGGAGAACGCGCTGGAGGCGCTGACGGAGCTGCGGCGGGTGCTGGGCGTGCTGCGGTCCGAGCGGCCCGAGGATCCCGCGAACCCCCATCATCCGCAGCCCACCCTCGGTGAGCTGGAGGGCCTCGTGGACAACGTGCGGGGCGCCGGGCTGGACGTCAGGACCGAGATCGCGGGGATACGGCGGCCGCTGACCCCGGGGGTGGAGCTCACCGCGTACCGGATCGTGCAGGAGGCGCTGAGCAACGCCCTGCGTCACGCGCCCGGTTCACGGGTGGAGGTGGGGATCGCGTACGGGCCGCGTGATCTGCACCTGTGCGTCGCGAACAGCGCGCCGACCCGGTCGGCCCCGCCGTCGCCCGGTGCCGGGCACGGGCTGCTGGGGATGCGGGAGCGGGCAGGCATGCTGGGGGGCGAGCTGGCCGCCGGCCCGCGCCCCGACGGGGGGTACGAGGTGAGCGCCGTACTCCCGATGGATCCGCAGGACCTGCCCGCGGTCCCCGACCCCGAGACGAAGAGGGCCTCATGA
- a CDS encoding acyltransferase family protein — protein sequence MVEIRARWSGLAADIDAATPAGRDRAVDALRAFAILGVVLGHWLVTALTAHDGGLSTTSPLAHMPWLAPVSWVFQTLSVFFLVGGHVAARGYASARAGGLSYGAWAGQRLGRLFRPVAAVLVLWAVVAGGMLIGGAEFATVRSLVDLVLSPLWFLLVFAALTAATPLVARLNPLWPLAVVAAVDVWRFGLAGPEWIGWVNVAAGWLVPYTLGAAWSRGAFARRDRALLLLGAGVLATVALVLWGGYPASMVGVPGAAVSNLNPPTLAAAAFGLAQCGLALLVREPLARAMRRPTAWAKVALVNLSAMTVFLWHQTAMMAVTALGLLVPADLPGLHTVPDSVGWIAARLLWLPVFAAALSLCWAAFRIHEQATGRPKPSRTARTAAVPRPSTDPAEEINHV from the coding sequence ATGGTTGAGATCCGTGCCCGCTGGTCCGGCCTGGCCGCGGACATCGACGCCGCCACCCCGGCCGGCCGTGACCGGGCCGTGGACGCGCTGCGGGCCTTCGCGATCCTCGGTGTGGTCCTCGGCCACTGGCTGGTCACCGCGCTGACCGCACACGACGGCGGTCTGAGCACCACCAGCCCGCTGGCGCACATGCCGTGGCTGGCTCCGGTGTCCTGGGTGTTCCAGACGCTGTCCGTCTTCTTCCTGGTCGGCGGCCATGTCGCCGCCCGCGGGTACGCGTCGGCACGCGCGGGCGGCCTCTCGTACGGCGCGTGGGCCGGGCAGCGGCTGGGGCGGCTGTTCCGTCCGGTCGCCGCGGTGCTGGTTCTCTGGGCGGTCGTCGCGGGCGGGATGCTGATCGGCGGGGCGGAGTTCGCTACCGTCCGGTCGCTGGTCGATCTGGTGCTGTCGCCGCTGTGGTTCCTGCTGGTGTTCGCCGCGCTCACCGCCGCGACCCCGCTCGTGGCCCGGCTCAACCCGTTGTGGCCGCTGGCCGTGGTCGCTGCCGTCGACGTGTGGCGCTTCGGGCTGGCGGGCCCCGAGTGGATCGGCTGGGTCAATGTGGCCGCGGGCTGGCTCGTCCCCTACACCCTGGGGGCCGCCTGGTCCCGCGGGGCGTTCGCCCGGCGCGACCGGGCCCTGCTCCTGCTCGGCGCGGGAGTCCTGGCCACGGTCGCGCTGGTCCTCTGGGGCGGGTACCCGGCGTCGATGGTGGGTGTGCCCGGGGCCGCCGTCTCGAACCTGAACCCGCCGACGCTGGCGGCGGCCGCCTTCGGGCTGGCCCAGTGCGGGCTCGCGCTCCTGGTGCGTGAACCCCTGGCCCGGGCCATGCGGCGGCCGACGGCCTGGGCGAAGGTGGCCCTGGTGAACCTCTCCGCCATGACCGTCTTCCTGTGGCACCAGACCGCCATGATGGCCGTCACCGCCCTCGGGCTGCTGGTCCCGGCCGACCTGCCCGGGCTGCACACGGTGCCCGACTCGGTGGGCTGGATAGCGGCCCGGCTGCTGTGGCTGCCCGTGTTCGCCGCCGCACTGTCGCTCTGCTGGGCCGCGTTCCGCATCCACGAACAGGCCACCGGCCGTCCGAAGCCGTCCCGTACCGCCCGTACTGCGGCGGTCCCCCGCCCCAGTACGGACCCCGCCGAGGAGATCAACCATGTCTAG
- a CDS encoding alpha/beta hydrolase, with translation MATGTRTGAGAGTGTRTGSTGGTRPAGTALATGRAGSGAGRLRRGLLAALVAAAVVVPVSAAASPNVPAPAPATFSEDATPQSRYAANGANLAEAARTAEDADRPGRAARLRAMQSGGAARFLSFDGRGTGRAVEVFGELESADRVAVLVPGSDTTLDTYERFRAGAVSLQQRLQAEHPHSAVVAWLGYDTPGTVSTTVLSADRADEAAAELAPFLARLHRMSGPGAQLSLLCHSYGSVVCARTTTGSAVSDVVLFGSPGTGAGSARELPTAARVWAGRGSGDWIGDVPHVRLGGIGFGTDPVDPAFGARAFDAGAVGHSDYLKPDTESLDSLAAIVLGNASAPEADHG, from the coding sequence ATGGCAACGGGGACGCGGACGGGGGCGGGGGCGGGCACGGGGACGCGTACCGGGAGCACGGGCGGGACGCGACCGGCGGGCACGGCGCTCGCCACGGGGAGGGCGGGGTCGGGCGCCGGCCGGCTGCGCCGCGGTCTGCTGGCCGCTCTGGTCGCCGCGGCCGTGGTGGTCCCCGTGTCCGCCGCGGCCTCCCCGAACGTTCCGGCTCCGGCGCCCGCCACGTTCTCCGAGGACGCCACGCCCCAGAGCCGGTACGCCGCCAACGGTGCCAACCTCGCCGAGGCGGCCCGTACCGCCGAGGACGCCGACCGCCCCGGCCGGGCGGCCAGGCTGCGCGCCATGCAGTCGGGCGGAGCCGCCCGGTTCCTCTCCTTCGACGGACGCGGCACGGGCCGCGCCGTGGAGGTGTTCGGCGAGCTGGAGAGTGCCGACCGGGTCGCCGTGCTGGTGCCCGGGTCCGACACCACACTGGACACCTACGAGCGCTTCCGCGCCGGGGCCGTCTCCCTCCAACAGCGCCTGCAGGCCGAGCATCCGCACTCCGCGGTGGTCGCCTGGCTCGGGTACGACACCCCCGGCACGGTGAGCACCACCGTCCTGAGCGCCGACCGTGCCGACGAGGCCGCTGCCGAACTGGCCCCCTTCCTCGCCCGGTTGCACCGCATGTCCGGGCCCGGCGCCCAGCTCTCTCTGCTGTGCCACTCCTACGGATCCGTGGTCTGTGCCCGGACCACCACCGGGTCCGCGGTCAGTGACGTGGTGCTGTTCGGCAGCCCGGGTACCGGGGCCGGATCGGCCAGGGAGCTGCCTACCGCGGCCCGGGTCTGGGCCGGCCGGGGCAGCGGCGACTGGATAGGCGACGTCCCGCACGTCCGGCTCGGCGGGATCGGGTTCGGCACCGACCCGGTCGACCCCGCCTTCGGGGCCCGGGCCTTCGACGCCGGCGCCGTCGGGCACAGCGACTACCTCAAGCCGGACACCGAGTCCCTCGACAGCCTGGCCGCCATCGTCCTCGGCAACGCCTCCGCACCGGAGGCCGACCATGGTTGA
- a CDS encoding LysE family translocator produces the protein MLTALLGATGVLALLTLVPGPDMAIVTKRAVTRGRGDGLATVAGIAVGLLIWGTLTVAGLAALLAASAEVYLVVKLAGAAYLCWLGVLALLRPGAEPADERPGGGRAGGAWRTGLVSNVLNPKIAVFYTGLLPALAPPGLRPAVGMALLVLVHVLLTVVWLGTYVYVLARAGRFFARPRVRRVLDRATGVVLIGFGVRVATT, from the coding sequence GTGCTCACCGCTCTTCTCGGCGCGACCGGGGTCCTGGCGCTCCTCACCCTCGTCCCCGGCCCCGACATGGCGATCGTCACGAAACGGGCCGTCACGCGCGGACGCGGTGACGGGCTGGCCACCGTGGCCGGGATCGCCGTCGGGCTGCTGATCTGGGGCACCCTCACCGTGGCGGGGCTCGCCGCACTGCTCGCCGCGTCGGCCGAGGTGTACCTGGTGGTGAAGCTGGCGGGGGCCGCCTACCTGTGCTGGCTCGGCGTCCTGGCCCTGCTGAGGCCGGGCGCGGAGCCCGCGGACGAGCGGCCCGGGGGCGGGCGCGCCGGCGGGGCCTGGCGGACCGGCCTGGTCTCGAACGTCCTCAATCCCAAGATCGCCGTCTTCTACACGGGGCTGCTGCCCGCCCTCGCCCCACCGGGCCTGCGGCCGGCGGTCGGCATGGCGTTGCTGGTGCTGGTCCACGTGCTGCTGACGGTGGTCTGGCTGGGCACGTACGTGTACGTGCTGGCGCGTGCCGGGCGGTTCTTCGCGCGGCCACGGGTCCGGCGCGTGCTGGACCGGGCGACGGGTGTCGTCCTGATCGGCTTCGGCGTGCGGGTGGCGACGACGTGA
- a CDS encoding nuclear transport factor 2 family protein produces MEPLKVVAQLWERIEARDWDGVAGLIAEDAVIEWPVSGERIVGRANFIAVNSDDGYTDERSVELLRILADGNLVVTEVEIPQDHVVYRAVSLWTVRDGEIVGAREYWTSPGQDPAPRWRAGYVEPLVAD; encoded by the coding sequence ATGGAGCCGTTGAAGGTAGTGGCACAACTGTGGGAGCGAATCGAGGCACGCGACTGGGACGGCGTGGCCGGGCTCATTGCCGAGGACGCGGTCATCGAATGGCCCGTGAGCGGTGAGCGCATCGTGGGGCGCGCCAACTTCATAGCCGTCAACAGCGACGACGGCTACACGGACGAGAGATCCGTGGAACTGCTGCGGATCCTGGCCGACGGGAACCTCGTGGTCACCGAGGTGGAGATACCTCAGGACCACGTCGTCTACCGGGCCGTCTCCCTCTGGACCGTGCGGGACGGGGAGATCGTGGGGGCGCGGGAGTACTGGACCAGCCCCGGCCAGGACCCGGCGCCCCGCTGGCGGGCGGGCTACGTGGAACCCCTGGTGGCAGACTGA
- a CDS encoding MarR family winged helix-turn-helix transcriptional regulator, producing the protein MLSRTALGVFRLNGQFLAISEELARPAGLTAAWWQVLGAVLREPLPVAGIARNMGITRQSVQRIADLLVAKGLAEYAPNPAHRRAKLLRPTEEGRDAVDRIGPGHAALAARLSAELGEAAFAETVRTLERLATALDALESAAPSTIVPEAAPE; encoded by the coding sequence CTGCTGAGCCGTACCGCGCTCGGGGTGTTCCGGCTCAACGGCCAGTTCCTCGCCATCTCGGAAGAGCTGGCCCGGCCGGCCGGGCTGACGGCCGCCTGGTGGCAGGTCCTGGGTGCGGTGCTGCGGGAGCCACTGCCCGTGGCGGGCATCGCCCGGAACATGGGCATCACCCGGCAGAGCGTGCAGCGCATCGCGGACCTGCTGGTCGCCAAGGGCCTCGCCGAGTACGCCCCGAACCCCGCCCACCGGCGGGCGAAGCTGCTGCGGCCCACGGAGGAAGGCCGGGACGCGGTGGACCGGATCGGCCCGGGCCACGCGGCGCTGGCGGCCCGCCTCTCCGCGGAGCTGGGCGAAGCCGCCTTCGCGGAGACGGTGCGCACCCTGGAACGGCTGGCCACGGCACTGGACGCGCTGGAATCCGCGGCGCCGTCCACCATCGTCCCGGAGGCCGCACCGGAGTGA
- a CDS encoding DJ-1/PfpI family protein, translating into MSETPRKPVHLAVYDTYADWETGHTTAHLTQRGHTVRTVGLSASQPVTTMGGIRIQPDLALADLRPEDSSLLILTGASLWDTSEELTPFAAKAREFLAAGVPVAAICGATAGLAREGLLDGRTHTSAASFYLAGQPGYGGAESYVEADAVTDGDLITAGPTEPVAFAREVFARLDVYKPDVLDAWYGLFHDSDPSAYPVLMAASAAGDA; encoded by the coding sequence ATGAGCGAGACCCCGCGCAAGCCCGTCCACCTCGCGGTCTACGACACGTACGCGGACTGGGAGACCGGCCACACCACGGCGCACCTCACCCAGCGCGGCCACACCGTGCGCACGGTCGGTCTGAGCGCCTCTCAGCCGGTCACCACCATGGGCGGCATCCGTATCCAGCCTGACCTGGCCCTGGCCGACCTGCGACCGGAGGACTCCTCGCTGCTGATCCTCACGGGCGCGTCCCTGTGGGACACGAGCGAGGAACTGACGCCGTTCGCGGCCAAGGCGAGGGAGTTCCTGGCTGCCGGAGTGCCGGTCGCGGCGATCTGCGGAGCCACCGCCGGCCTGGCCCGCGAGGGCCTGCTGGACGGCCGGACCCACACCAGCGCCGCCTCCTTCTACCTGGCCGGGCAGCCCGGCTACGGGGGCGCCGAGAGCTATGTCGAGGCCGACGCGGTGACGGACGGCGACCTGATCACGGCGGGGCCGACGGAGCCGGTGGCCTTCGCCCGCGAGGTCTTCGCCCGGCTGGACGTCTACAAGCCGGACGTCCTGGACGCCTGGTACGGGCTCTTCCACGACTCGGACCCCAGCGCGTACCCGGTCCTGATGGCGGCATCGGCGGCCGGCGATGCGTGA
- a CDS encoding aspartate aminotransferase family protein, with protein MTPHVTSHTLAAVKDADRKHVFHSWSAQALIDPLAVAGAEGSYFWDYEGKRFLDFSSQLVNTNIGHQHPKVVAAIQEQAARLCTLAPGFAVDVRSEAARLIAERTPGDLDKIFFTNGGAEAVENAVRMARLHTGRAKVLSTYRSYHGATAAAINLTGDPRRWPSDTAAAGVVHFWGPYLYRSAFHATTEAEECARALAHLADTIAFEGPQSIAAIILESVPGTAGIMTPPPGYLAGVRELCDRHGIVFILDEVMSGFGRTGRWFAAEHWGVTPDLITFAKGVNSGYVPLGGVAISAAIAETFATRPYPGGLTYSGHPLACAAAVATINTMEEEGIVEHAAHLGENVIGPALTEIAERHPSVGEVRGLGTFWALELVRDKKTREPLVPYNASGADNAPMAEFAAACKASGLWPFVNMNRTHVVPPCTVTEAEAKEGLALLDEALTVADRHTTA; from the coding sequence ATGACCCCTCATGTCACCTCGCACACCCTTGCCGCCGTGAAGGACGCAGATCGGAAGCACGTCTTCCACTCCTGGTCCGCCCAGGCCCTGATCGACCCCCTCGCCGTCGCCGGGGCCGAGGGGTCGTATTTCTGGGACTACGAAGGCAAGCGGTTCCTCGACTTCTCCTCCCAGCTGGTCAACACCAACATCGGCCACCAGCACCCCAAGGTGGTCGCCGCGATCCAGGAGCAGGCCGCCCGGCTCTGCACCCTCGCGCCCGGCTTCGCCGTCGACGTCCGTTCCGAGGCCGCACGCCTCATCGCCGAGCGGACCCCGGGCGACCTGGACAAGATCTTCTTCACCAACGGCGGCGCCGAGGCCGTCGAGAACGCCGTCCGCATGGCCCGTCTGCACACGGGCCGCGCCAAGGTGCTCTCCACCTACCGCTCCTACCACGGGGCCACCGCCGCCGCGATCAACCTGACCGGCGACCCGCGCCGCTGGCCCTCCGACACGGCCGCCGCCGGCGTCGTGCACTTCTGGGGCCCGTACCTCTACCGCTCCGCCTTCCACGCCACCACCGAGGCCGAGGAGTGCGCCCGCGCCCTCGCCCACCTCGCCGACACCATCGCCTTCGAGGGGCCGCAGAGCATCGCGGCGATCATCCTGGAGAGCGTGCCCGGCACCGCCGGCATCATGACCCCGCCCCCGGGCTACCTCGCGGGCGTGCGCGAGCTCTGCGACCGCCACGGCATCGTCTTCATCCTGGACGAGGTCATGTCCGGCTTCGGCCGCACCGGCAGGTGGTTCGCGGCCGAGCACTGGGGCGTCACCCCTGACCTGATCACCTTCGCCAAGGGCGTGAACAGCGGCTACGTCCCGCTCGGCGGCGTGGCCATCTCGGCCGCCATCGCCGAGACCTTCGCCACCCGTCCCTACCCGGGCGGGCTGACGTACTCGGGCCACCCGCTGGCCTGCGCCGCCGCCGTCGCGACGATCAACACGATGGAGGAGGAGGGCATCGTCGAGCACGCCGCCCACCTCGGCGAGAACGTGATCGGCCCGGCGCTCACCGAGATCGCCGAGCGCCACCCCTCGGTCGGCGAGGTCCGCGGACTCGGCACCTTCTGGGCCCTGGAACTCGTACGGGACAAGAAGACGCGCGAGCCGCTCGTGCCGTACAACGCGTCCGGGGCGGACAACGCGCCGATGGCCGAGTTCGCCGCGGCCTGCAAGGCGTCGGGTCTGTGGCCCTTCGTGAACATGAACCGCACCCACGTGGTCCCGCCCTGCACCGTGACGGAGGCGGAGGCCAAGGAGGGCCTGGCCCTGCTCGACGAGGCGCTGACGGTCGCCGACCGCCACACCACGGCCTGA
- a CDS encoding GntR family transcriptional regulator: MPGSGAVTRNTLRQQIADALRDEVLAGRLPPGTEFTVKQIAEQYEVSATPVREALVDLSAQGLLELVQHRGFRVRIFTVDDFRGMIEARSLVVDGIFRRLAERGTAPGSGELLVSVRRRGEEARRAAQSGSLEVLIGYDLRFWRELSGLVANTYISEFLHRIRVQCWVFAVPHLQREPQLRAALWDGHSELVDAVTLADADAVRGIVRGYNEHALAWAARL, encoded by the coding sequence ATGCCAGGCAGCGGAGCTGTCACCCGCAACACACTTCGCCAGCAGATCGCGGACGCGCTGCGTGACGAGGTGCTCGCGGGACGCCTGCCTCCGGGGACCGAGTTCACCGTGAAGCAGATCGCCGAGCAGTACGAGGTCTCCGCGACCCCGGTGCGCGAGGCGCTCGTGGACCTCTCGGCCCAGGGCCTGCTCGAACTGGTCCAGCACCGCGGCTTCCGCGTGCGGATCTTCACCGTCGACGACTTCCGGGGCATGATCGAGGCGCGCTCGCTCGTCGTGGACGGAATCTTCCGCCGCCTCGCCGAGCGCGGCACCGCCCCCGGCTCCGGCGAGCTGCTGGTCTCGGTGCGCCGCCGGGGCGAGGAGGCCCGGCGGGCCGCGCAGAGCGGTTCGCTCGAAGTACTGATCGGCTACGACCTGCGCTTCTGGCGGGAGCTGAGCGGGCTGGTCGCCAACACCTACATATCCGAGTTCCTGCACCGCATCCGCGTGCAGTGCTGGGTCTTCGCGGTGCCCCACCTCCAGCGCGAGCCGCAACTGCGGGCGGCGCTGTGGGACGGCCACAGCGAGCTGGTGGACGCGGTGACGCTGGCCGACGCCGACGCCGTGCGCGGCATCGTACGCGGCTACAACGAGCACGCGCTGGCCTGGGCCGCCCGCCTCTGA